The candidate division KSB1 bacterium genome contains the following window.
GGAGATTAAAGAATTGAATTGCGACTTTATGAGAAAAAAATTGGTTTCATCAATATTTGATAGAAAAATTTTTGTAAGTCCGCTTTAATATAGTTTACCGATTTGATAATTTCAAATAGGATAAATTATTTTTGGTACACTAAAATGAAAAGATCTGAATTTGATTGCATGAAAAAGAGCAAAAGAATACATTGATTTCAAAGAAAATTGTCCTCGTCATAACATGAACAAAGATAAACCAGTCACGGAAAAAATACGATTGGATAAATGGCTGAAAATTGCCAGGTTATTCAAGACCCGGTCACGGTCTGTGGAAGCTTGCAGTGGTCGGCATGTTAAGGTAAACGGAAAAACAGCCAAACCATCACAGATGATAAAAGTAGGGGATACCATATCCATTCAATTTCCCAGTCGGAATAGAACATTTGATGTTGAGAAGCTCGCCGAGCGTTCCATTCCTGCTGTTGAAGCCCGGGAATTATACATTGAGCACTTACCAAAAATCACCGAAGATTCTGCCGAAAAGTTGGCATTGTTCATGAAATTAGATACAAAAAGACGGCGGGAAAGAAAGGGCAAGGGCAGACCTACCAAACTGGAAAGAAGGCAGCTGGAGAAAATGAAGGGGAAATAATTGGGAATCCATAATTGATTTGATCAGTTCAATCTGATTCGATTCAATGGATTCGTTAGCGCTGGCATGAAAACTCTCTTCATGATCATTCCTTATGTTTTTCAGGCTGCACTACAGCCTGTTTTGGTACTTGATAAAGTAAAAAGAGCCCCGATATACTTGTACCTGTATGCTTTTAACGGGTAAACACTGGTGGTGACATTTTGGATGGCTTTCGGGCAAAACGTGCACTTAATAGAAATCCGGCCTTGCAAAAAACAACAACATTCCCGTTGCTAGTTTGAAAGCTTCAGCTTCTCGATCCAAGCCAGCAATGCTTCGGCATAGGTTAGATAACTAACGCTATCAACAACCCAGGTTGCGGCACTGGATGCATCCAGGCCATTATTTGGCGCAAGTTGCGTCACTTGTGCCTGGGCCAGATCCAGGTCTTGTTTAACAAAATATCCTTCAGCAAGACCCAACCGAACATCATCAACATTGATTTGGGCGTTGTGTGAAAATTCAAAATTGGCATCCAGCTGCAAAACACGATCCAAATCCGCAATAGCATCGCTATATTCTTTTTTAGCGAGATATGTAAATCCTCGTCCGGCATAAGGCTCTAAAAAAGTGGGTCTTCTAATAATTGCTCCGTCAAAATTTGCGATTGCTTGATCAAGGGAATCTATCGAATTAGAAGCATATGACCATCCCAAACCGTTAAAGGCGTCTTCTATTCCAAGCCCGCTTGGGCTTTCATTT
Protein-coding sequences here:
- a CDS encoding RNA-binding S4 domain-containing protein; translated protein: MDKWLKIARLFKTRSRSVEACSGRHVKVNGKTAKPSQMIKVGDTISIQFPSRNRTFDVEKLAERSIPAVEARELYIEHLPKITEDSAEKLALFMKLDTKRRRERKGKGRPTKLERRQLEKMKGK
- a CDS encoding fibronectin type III domain-containing protein; this encodes MKFLQSIKPTYLVLGTVLFSLACGGSSTGPEKPRITEGPLESVQFIAAQISWKTNVKSSSTVRYGTTSGQYDFEQTKELLQTIHEVQLFNLTSNTDYFYIVESENEQGIITSTERQFMTLKSLQDFLNEAWLEYTNGNFSAAITKFNDAINESPSGLGIEDAFNGLGWSYASNSIDSLDQAIANFDGAIIRRPTFLEPYAGRGFTYLAKKEYSDAIADLDRVLQLDANFEFSHNAQINVDDVRLGLAEGYFVKQDLDLAQAQVTQLAPNNGLDASSAATWVVDSVSYLTYAEALLAWIEKLKLSN